The Ideonella dechloratans genome includes a window with the following:
- a CDS encoding RNA methyltransferase, translated as MRIADLRQRLQALGALPVHQDRVLRHWVQAKPMEASRRKIEHFLPQAVRDDLPALMATLDGLVRLQSEHPAEDGAARLLVALNDGQTVESVLLPRDGLCVSTQVGCAVGCRFCMTGRDGLLRQVGSAEIVAQVALARRLRPVKKVVFMGMGEPAHNLDNVLEAIELLGTLGNIGHKNLVFSTVGDERAFERLPQGRVKPALALSLHTTRADLRAELLPRAPRIAPAELMDRAEAYARATGYPLQVQWTLIEGVNDSDAEMDALVKLFQGRYAMLNMIPYNAVPDLPYQRPAWEKAAELARRLHRQGVLTKLRHSAGQDVDGGCGQLRARQAATGTGVPVTLQRRPQAA; from the coding sequence ATGCGCATCGCCGATCTTCGCCAACGTCTGCAGGCCCTGGGGGCCTTGCCGGTCCACCAGGACCGCGTGCTGCGCCACTGGGTGCAGGCCAAGCCCATGGAGGCCAGCCGCCGCAAGATCGAGCACTTCCTGCCCCAGGCGGTGCGAGACGATCTGCCGGCCCTGATGGCCACGCTGGACGGCCTGGTGCGCCTGCAGTCCGAACACCCGGCCGAGGATGGTGCGGCCCGGCTGCTGGTGGCCCTGAACGATGGCCAGACCGTGGAGAGCGTGCTGCTGCCGCGCGACGGCCTGTGCGTGTCCACTCAGGTGGGCTGCGCGGTGGGCTGCCGCTTCTGCATGACCGGGCGCGACGGCCTGCTGCGCCAGGTAGGCAGCGCCGAGATCGTCGCCCAGGTGGCGCTGGCGCGCCGGCTGCGGCCGGTCAAGAAGGTCGTGTTCATGGGCATGGGCGAGCCGGCCCACAACCTGGACAACGTGCTGGAGGCCATCGAGCTGCTGGGCACACTGGGCAACATCGGCCACAAGAACCTGGTCTTTTCCACCGTGGGCGACGAGCGCGCCTTCGAGCGCCTGCCGCAGGGCCGGGTCAAGCCGGCGCTGGCGCTGTCGCTGCACACCACGCGGGCGGATCTGCGCGCCGAGCTGCTGCCGCGCGCGCCGCGCATCGCGCCTGCCGAGCTGATGGACCGCGCCGAGGCCTACGCCCGCGCCACCGGCTACCCGCTGCAGGTGCAGTGGACGCTGATCGAGGGCGTGAACGACAGCGACGCCGAGATGGACGCCTTGGTCAAGCTCTTCCAGGGCCGCTACGCCATGCTGAACATGATCCCCTACAACGCGGTGCCCGATCTGCCCTACCAGCGGCCCGCCTGGGAGAAGGCAGCTGAGCTGGCCCGGCGCCTGCACCGCCAGGGCGTGCTGACCAAGCTGCGTCACTCGGCGGGGCAGGATGTGGACGGAGGCTGCGGCCAGCTGCGGGCGCGGCAGGCGGCCACCGGGACCGGGGTGCCGGTCACCCTGCAGCGTCGTCCGCAGGCGGCCTGA
- a CDS encoding oxidoreductase-like domain-containing protein codes for MLIPDDALLAWNPADRAEAQALITAVQASAQRHSTELPEPPPEPTTCCGRGCIGCVWEGYYSALAYWRDEAVLRWAD; via the coding sequence ATGCTGATTCCCGACGATGCCCTGCTGGCGTGGAACCCGGCCGACCGCGCCGAGGCCCAGGCCCTGATCACCGCGGTGCAGGCCAGCGCCCAGCGCCACAGCACCGAACTGCCCGAGCCACCGCCCGAGCCCACCACCTGCTGCGGTCGCGGCTGCATCGGCTGCGTCTGGGAGGGTTACTACAGCGCCCTGGCCTACTGGCGCGACGAAGCCGTGTTGCGCTGGGCCGACTGA
- a CDS encoding high-potential iron-sulfur protein, with product MSTNRRVFMMTVAAVGTGLSAARAMAQAKLDEKDPQAVSLGYVADTAKADGKKYPQHQASQMCHGCALFQGKAGDAAGPCSLFGGKVVAGKGWCSAWAKKA from the coding sequence ATGTCCACCAATCGCCGCGTCTTCATGATGACCGTCGCCGCCGTCGGCACTGGCCTGTCGGCCGCCCGCGCCATGGCCCAAGCCAAGCTCGACGAGAAGGACCCGCAAGCCGTCAGCCTGGGCTATGTGGCCGACACCGCCAAGGCCGATGGCAAGAAGTACCCGCAGCACCAAGCCAGCCAGATGTGCCATGGCTGCGCCCTGTTCCAGGGCAAGGCTGGCGATGCCGCCGGCCCCTGCAGCCTGTTCGGCGGCAAGGTCGTGGCCGGCAAGGGCTGGTGCAGCGCCTGGGCCAAGAAGGCTTGA
- a CDS encoding SDR family NAD(P)-dependent oxidoreductase: MSEQPIRPIALITGASRGLGRSMALSLAQRGWDLVITYRERADQADTLRQEVEALGGRLVALALDVGQAGQFPDFAAQVEAALQAQWGGRRLQALVNNAGVGIYAPLVELTEAQFDALVAIHLKGPIFLTQALLPLLADGGRIVNISSGLTRFSLPGYGAYAAMKGAIEVFTRYLAKELGARGIAVNTVAPGAIETDFGGAAVRDKPEVNSFIASQTALGRAGVPEDIGPMVASLLSPDQRWVNAQRIEVSGGMFL; the protein is encoded by the coding sequence ATGTCCGAGCAACCGATCCGACCGATCGCCCTGATCACCGGCGCCAGCCGTGGCCTGGGCCGCAGCATGGCCCTGTCCCTGGCCCAGCGTGGCTGGGATCTCGTCATCACCTACCGCGAGCGGGCCGACCAGGCCGACACCCTGCGGCAGGAGGTCGAGGCCCTGGGCGGGCGCCTGGTGGCCCTGGCCCTGGACGTGGGTCAGGCCGGCCAGTTCCCCGACTTTGCCGCCCAGGTCGAGGCGGCGCTGCAAGCGCAGTGGGGCGGCCGCCGCCTGCAGGCCCTGGTCAACAACGCGGGCGTGGGCATCTATGCGCCGCTGGTGGAGCTGACCGAGGCCCAGTTCGACGCCCTGGTGGCCATCCACCTGAAGGGCCCCATCTTCCTGACCCAGGCCCTGCTGCCGCTGCTGGCCGACGGCGGACGCATCGTCAACATCTCGTCCGGCCTGACCCGTTTCAGTCTGCCCGGCTACGGCGCCTATGCGGCCATGAAGGGCGCGATCGAGGTCTTCACCCGCTACCTGGCCAAGGAGCTGGGCGCGCGCGGCATCGCGGTCAACACGGTGGCGCCGGGGGCCATCGAGACCGATTTCGGGGGGGCTGCGGTGCGCGACAAACCGGAGGTCAATAGCTTCATTGCCTCGCAGACGGCGCTGGGCCGCGCCGGTGTGCCGGAGGACATCGGACCGATGGTGGCCAGCCTGCTCTCGCCCGATCAGCGCTGGGTGAATGCCCAGCGCATCGAGGTGTCGGGCGGCATGTTCCTCTGA
- a CDS encoding GntR family transcriptional regulator, with protein MLPADRFPAHRLSSDSQPPRTLVERAYLALRQDIVSGTLAPGARLRVEHLKDHYEVGAGTLREALALLLSDALVVAEGQRGFRVTPISLADLEDITATRVMLETDALRQSIRHGDGDWDARLRAAFEQLSLAEQRRGGLDPLEWEQANKAFHEALISAHRSPWTKYLLSILYRQAERYRHVAIRLGARAPLHRDVHREHTDIFQAAIARQEARAALALEAHIQLTCDLLRQAVRDDPLTPLTPPQGQIA; from the coding sequence ATGCTGCCCGCCGACCGTTTTCCCGCCCACCGCCTGAGCAGCGACAGCCAGCCCCCGCGCACCCTGGTGGAGCGGGCCTACCTGGCGCTGCGCCAGGACATCGTCAGCGGCACCCTGGCCCCCGGCGCCCGGCTGCGGGTGGAACACCTGAAGGACCACTACGAGGTGGGCGCCGGCACCCTGCGCGAGGCCCTGGCCCTGCTGCTGTCCGATGCCCTGGTGGTGGCCGAGGGGCAGCGCGGCTTCCGCGTCACGCCCATCTCGCTGGCCGATCTGGAGGACATCACCGCCACCCGCGTGATGCTGGAGACCGACGCGCTGCGCCAGTCCATCCGCCATGGCGATGGCGACTGGGACGCCCGGCTGCGGGCGGCCTTCGAGCAGCTCAGCCTGGCCGAGCAGCGCCGCGGCGGCCTGGACCCGCTGGAATGGGAGCAGGCCAACAAGGCCTTCCACGAAGCCCTGATCTCGGCCCACCGCTCACCCTGGACCAAGTACCTGCTGAGCATCCTGTATCGGCAGGCCGAGCGCTACCGCCACGTCGCCATCCGGCTGGGCGCCCGGGCCCCGCTGCACCGCGACGTGCACCGCGAGCACACCGACATCTTCCAGGCCGCCATCGCCCGGCAGGAAGCCCGCGCGGCCCTGGCCCTGGAGGCCCACATCCAGCTCACCTGCGACCTGCTGCGCCAGGCGGTGCGCGACGACCCCTTGACACCGCTCACGCCGCCCCAGGGGCAGATCGCGTAA
- a CDS encoding ABC transporter permease, with translation MQNEQRFFARAAVESPVNRWDWALLPVVLATLVLLAYGAMGMARPFHLGDPIALSLDPWQLPYYFLRTTLRMAVAMVASLLFAGCFAVLAAKNATAERVLVPLLDILQSIPILGFLSITVTGFIALFPGNLFGVECAAIFAIFTSQAWNMAFSLYQSLRTVPAELQEAARVFQLSGWQRFWRLELPFAMPGLLWNMMMSMSGGWFFVVASEAISVSNQSIKLPGVGSYIAMAIEARDLGAIGWAIACMLGAILLYDQLLFRPLVAWADKFRFEEGGSGAAPQSWLLTWLRRTRGTQALGAWLVGQLERTLVLFHRRHDGTSIRARPRATTWPVQRAWDALIAAVVLYALWSLLRFVHAEVGWAEVGHVLWLGCLTLLRVSVLIALAAVVWVPVGVWIGMNPRWSGRLQAVAQFLAAFPANLLFPVVVMALVHWRLNPNIWLSPLMVFGTQWYILFNVIAGASSIPTELRFAAQNLGLSGWLKWRRFLLPAVFPSFVTGALTASGGSWNASIVSEYVTWGDTTLQAEGLGSYIAHMTAVGDFPRIALGIGVMCLFVMGLNHLVWRRLYRMAEDRMHF, from the coding sequence ATGCAGAACGAACAGCGCTTCTTCGCCCGCGCGGCGGTCGAGTCCCCGGTCAACCGCTGGGACTGGGCGCTGCTGCCCGTGGTGCTGGCCACGCTGGTGCTGCTGGCCTACGGGGCCATGGGCATGGCGCGCCCCTTCCACCTGGGCGACCCGATCGCCCTGTCCCTGGATCCCTGGCAGCTGCCCTACTATTTCCTGCGCACCACGCTGCGCATGGCCGTGGCCATGGTGGCCTCGCTGCTGTTCGCCGGCTGCTTCGCGGTGCTGGCGGCCAAGAATGCCACCGCGGAGCGGGTGCTGGTTCCGCTGCTGGACATCCTTCAGTCCATCCCCATCCTGGGCTTCCTGTCCATCACCGTCACCGGCTTCATCGCCCTGTTCCCGGGCAATCTCTTCGGGGTGGAATGCGCGGCCATCTTCGCCATCTTCACCTCGCAGGCCTGGAACATGGCCTTCAGCCTGTACCAGTCGCTGCGCACGGTGCCGGCCGAACTCCAGGAGGCGGCCCGCGTGTTCCAGCTCTCGGGCTGGCAGCGCTTCTGGCGCCTGGAGCTGCCCTTCGCCATGCCCGGCCTCTTGTGGAACATGATGATGTCCATGTCCGGCGGCTGGTTCTTCGTCGTGGCCTCGGAGGCCATCAGCGTCTCCAACCAGAGCATCAAGCTGCCAGGCGTGGGCTCCTACATCGCCATGGCCATCGAGGCCCGTGACCTGGGCGCCATCGGCTGGGCCATCGCCTGCATGCTGGGTGCCATCCTGCTGTACGACCAGCTGCTGTTCCGTCCCCTGGTGGCCTGGGCCGACAAGTTCCGCTTCGAGGAAGGCGGCAGTGGCGCGGCACCGCAGTCCTGGCTGCTGACCTGGCTGCGCCGAACCCGCGGCACCCAGGCCCTGGGCGCGTGGCTGGTGGGTCAGCTCGAACGCACGCTGGTGCTGTTCCACCGCCGGCACGACGGCACCTCGATCCGCGCCCGCCCGCGCGCCACCACCTGGCCGGTGCAGCGGGCCTGGGACGCCCTGATCGCCGCGGTGGTGCTCTACGCGCTGTGGAGCCTGCTGCGCTTCGTCCACGCCGAGGTGGGCTGGGCCGAGGTGGGTCATGTGCTGTGGCTGGGCTGCCTGACCCTGCTGCGGGTGAGCGTGCTGATCGCCCTGGCGGCGGTGGTCTGGGTGCCGGTGGGCGTGTGGATCGGCATGAACCCGCGCTGGTCCGGCCGCCTGCAGGCGGTGGCCCAGTTCCTGGCCGCCTTCCCGGCCAACCTGCTGTTCCCGGTGGTGGTGATGGCCCTGGTGCACTGGCGCCTGAACCCCAACATCTGGCTCTCGCCGCTGATGGTCTTCGGCACCCAGTGGTACATCCTGTTCAACGTCATCGCGGGGGCCTCCAGCATCCCGACCGAGCTGCGCTTCGCGGCCCAGAACCTGGGGCTGAGCGGCTGGCTGAAGTGGCGCCGCTTCCTGCTGCCGGCCGTGTTCCCCAGCTTCGTCACCGGCGCACTGACCGCCAGCGGCGGCTCCTGGAATGCCAGCATCGTCTCCGAGTACGTCACCTGGGGTGACACCACGCTGCAGGCCGAGGGCCTGGGCAGCTACATCGCACACATGACCGCGGTGGGGGACTTCCCCCGTATCGCGCTGGGCATCGGCGTGATGTGCCTGTTCGTGATGGGTCTGAACCACCTGGTGTGGCGGCGCCTGTACCGCATGGCCGAAGACCGCATGCACTTCTGA
- a CDS encoding ABC transporter ATP-binding protein — protein MSTDILQLRGVGKSFRAADGRSRAVLDGVDFTLREGEIVALLGQSGSGKSTLLRIMAGLVEADQGDVRYRGQPLYGPARGISMVFQSFALFPWLTVQQNVELGLEARGVAAEVRAQKAQSAIELIGLAGFEGALPRELSGGMRQRVGIARALVTEPHVLLMDEAFSALDVLTGERLREDILELWTSGQMPTKAMLVVSHNIEEAVMMADRVLVFASDPGRVRSELAIALPHPRDAESAEVRALIDQVYGLMTGARAGTAAPVAPALATRLPAADVARMDDLLELLADEPFNGRADLPQLSEESELTDAELLPAAHAVSLLGLAHLADGDLQLSPLGRRYVDGSHTLRHEVFGQQLLTHVPLAAHIRHSLEQEATGELPEAPFLRLLSEALEPAEARQVLQTIVSWARHGEVFEYDFNARTLRLPDQTAADGA, from the coding sequence ATGAGCACCGACATCCTCCAACTGCGTGGCGTGGGCAAGTCCTTCCGCGCCGCGGACGGCCGCAGCCGTGCCGTGCTCGACGGCGTGGACTTCACCCTGCGCGAGGGCGAGATCGTCGCCCTGCTGGGCCAGTCCGGCTCGGGCAAGAGCACCCTGCTGCGCATCATGGCCGGCTTGGTGGAGGCCGACCAGGGCGATGTGCGCTACCGGGGCCAGCCGCTCTACGGCCCGGCCCGGGGCATCAGCATGGTGTTCCAGTCCTTCGCGCTGTTCCCCTGGCTGACGGTGCAGCAGAACGTGGAGCTGGGGCTGGAAGCCCGCGGCGTGGCGGCCGAGGTGCGCGCGCAGAAGGCCCAGTCAGCCATCGAGCTGATCGGCCTGGCGGGCTTCGAGGGGGCCCTGCCGCGCGAGCTGTCGGGCGGCATGCGCCAGCGCGTGGGCATTGCCCGCGCCCTGGTGACCGAGCCTCATGTGCTGCTGATGGACGAGGCCTTCTCCGCGCTGGACGTGCTGACCGGCGAACGCCTGCGCGAGGACATTCTGGAGCTGTGGACCTCCGGCCAGATGCCGACCAAGGCCATGCTGGTGGTGTCGCACAACATCGAGGAGGCCGTGATGATGGCTGACCGGGTGCTGGTGTTCGCCAGCGACCCGGGCCGCGTGCGCTCCGAGCTGGCCATCGCCCTGCCGCACCCGCGCGACGCCGAGAGCGCCGAGGTGCGCGCCCTGATCGACCAGGTCTACGGACTGATGACCGGCGCCCGCGCCGGCACCGCGGCCCCGGTGGCCCCGGCCCTGGCCACCCGCCTGCCCGCGGCCGACGTGGCCCGCATGGACGATCTGCTGGAGCTGCTGGCCGATGAGCCCTTCAATGGCCGCGCCGACCTGCCGCAGCTGTCCGAGGAGTCGGAGCTGACCGACGCCGAGCTGCTGCCGGCCGCGCACGCGGTGTCGCTGCTGGGCCTGGCCCATCTGGCCGATGGCGACCTGCAGCTCAGCCCGCTGGGCCGGCGCTATGTGGACGGCTCGCACACCCTGCGCCACGAGGTCTTCGGCCAGCAACTGCTGACCCATGTGCCGCTGGCGGCCCACATCCGCCACAGCCTGGAGCAGGAGGCCACCGGCGAACTGCCCGAGGCCCCCTTCCTGCGCCTGCTGAGCGAGGCGCTGGAGCCGGCCGAAGCCCGCCAGGTGCTCCAGACCATCGTCTCCTGGGCCCGCCACGGCGAGGTCTTCGAGTACGACTTCAACGCCCGGACCCTGCGACTGCCCGACCAGACCGCCGCCGACGGCGCCTGA
- a CDS encoding sigma-54-dependent Fis family transcriptional regulator gives MAAPKNRLPTDDDLRRLLRFSPESGAIWLGEHRMVLMDTQALSALRRDLLGSVGPEHTRRLLTRMGYACGLRDAEFARRRRPDMAPEEVFQVGPQLHMLEGAARVSQQSLEMNMRTGQYHGRYRWDDSWEAHAHRQLFGPADEPVCWTLLGYASGYTSAFMGRLILFKEVQCAACGADHCLIEGRPIEDWPDGEQHRTYFEDDSLLDKIEALSRQVEALTTTEPDAQAGMLVGNSPAFQRAHDLLRRAAATQVSVLLTGETGVGKERFARALHTLSDRAGGPFVAVNCAALPAELIEAELFCVEKGAYTGAHATRAGRFERADGGTLFLDEVGDMPLPAQAKLLRVLQEGEVERLGSEQPRKVNVRLVAATNVDLEAAVAAGRFRRDLLYRLNVYPIAIPALRERTADIAPLAQHLLERYAAQHHKRLLGFSDRAMAALLAHDWPGNVRELENLVERGVILALPGGSIDVEHLFPNFRDTGSAALDPQGRLAAAPSDSERALCARILDSGLALDTLEEQLLNLAVERAQGNLSGAARLLQLTRPQLAYRLKRRQSGEAPAPAEES, from the coding sequence GTGGCCGCCCCCAAGAACCGCCTCCCGACCGACGACGACCTCAGGCGCCTGCTGCGCTTCTCCCCCGAGAGCGGGGCCATCTGGCTGGGCGAGCACCGCATGGTGCTGATGGACACCCAGGCCCTGAGCGCCCTGCGGCGCGACCTGCTGGGCTCCGTGGGCCCGGAGCACACCCGCCGCCTGCTGACCCGCATGGGCTACGCCTGCGGACTGCGCGACGCCGAGTTCGCGCGCCGACGCCGGCCCGACATGGCGCCCGAGGAGGTGTTCCAGGTGGGGCCGCAGCTGCACATGCTCGAAGGTGCAGCCCGGGTGAGCCAGCAGAGCCTGGAGATGAACATGCGCACCGGCCAGTACCACGGCCGCTACCGCTGGGACGACTCCTGGGAGGCCCATGCCCACCGCCAGCTCTTCGGCCCCGCGGACGAGCCGGTGTGCTGGACCCTGCTGGGCTATGCCAGCGGCTACACCAGCGCCTTCATGGGCCGGCTCATCCTGTTCAAGGAAGTGCAGTGCGCCGCCTGCGGGGCCGACCACTGCCTGATCGAGGGCCGTCCCATCGAGGACTGGCCCGATGGCGAGCAGCACCGCACCTATTTCGAGGACGACTCGCTGCTGGACAAGATCGAGGCCCTGAGCCGCCAGGTCGAAGCCCTGACCACCACCGAGCCGGATGCCCAGGCCGGCATGCTGGTGGGCAACTCGCCGGCCTTCCAGCGGGCCCACGACCTGCTGCGCCGCGCCGCGGCCACCCAGGTGTCGGTGCTGCTGACCGGCGAGACCGGCGTGGGCAAGGAGCGCTTCGCCCGCGCCCTGCACACCCTGTCGGACCGCGCCGGCGGCCCCTTCGTGGCGGTCAACTGCGCCGCCCTGCCCGCCGAGCTGATCGAGGCCGAGCTCTTCTGCGTCGAGAAGGGCGCCTACACCGGCGCCCACGCCACCCGGGCCGGCCGCTTCGAGCGGGCGGACGGCGGCACCCTGTTCCTGGACGAGGTGGGCGACATGCCGCTGCCGGCCCAGGCCAAGCTGCTGCGGGTGCTGCAGGAAGGCGAGGTCGAGCGCCTGGGCTCCGAGCAGCCGCGCAAGGTCAATGTGCGCCTGGTGGCCGCCACCAACGTCGACCTGGAAGCCGCGGTGGCCGCCGGCCGCTTCCGGCGCGATCTGCTGTATCGCCTGAACGTCTATCCCATCGCCATCCCTGCCCTGCGCGAACGCACGGCCGACATCGCCCCGCTGGCCCAGCACCTGCTGGAGCGCTACGCCGCCCAGCACCACAAGCGTCTGCTGGGCTTCAGCGACCGCGCGATGGCGGCCCTGCTGGCCCACGACTGGCCGGGCAATGTGCGCGAGCTGGAGAACCTGGTGGAGCGTGGCGTGATCCTGGCCCTGCCCGGCGGCTCCATCGATGTGGAACACCTGTTTCCCAACTTCCGCGACACCGGCAGCGCCGCGCTGGACCCGCAAGGGCGCCTGGCGGCCGCGCCGTCGGACAGCGAGCGCGCCCTGTGCGCGCGCATCCTGGACAGCGGGCTGGCCCTCGACACGCTGGAAGAGCAACTGCTGAACCTGGCCGTCGAGCGCGCGCAGGGCAACCTCTCCGGCGCGGCCCGGCTGCTGCAGCTGACCCGGCCCCAGCTGGCCTACCGGCTCAAGCGTCGCCAGTCCGGCGAGGCCCCCGCCCCGGCCGAGGAATCCTGA
- the gshA gene encoding glutamate--cysteine ligase: MPIRLNELTPERLAGLRRGIEKESLRSLPDGSLALTPHPPLLGSALTHPYITTDFSESQVELVTGAHNTALDCLAELDSLHQLTYQAIGEERLWVSSMPGHLPPDDQIPVAHYGTSNIARAKTVYRMGLSHRYGRRMQTISGIHYNWSLPGLSSAEYFALIRNFRRHSFLLLYLFGASPAVDEGFVAGRPHGLQKLGRHSLYLPHATSLRMGRLGYQSDAQASLRVSYNCLDSYAASLQDALTRPYPAYEAMGIRDDHGEYLQLGTTLLQIENEFYSTIRPKRVIRSGERPLHALRERGVEYVEVRCMDLDPFEPLGINALTSRFLDIFLLHCALSDSPPDTPEELGAMVLNLHRTAARGREPGLLLERGDQTVLLTDWAAELLAELEPIARYLDSSPLGSGHQTALTEARQRLADPALTPSARVVATLQQNGIEYVDFVRQRSDAVWQAFQGRKLDPAAQDRWTRMAQESLAEQARLEAGETQDFEAFRQDYVSAQRLG; this comes from the coding sequence ATGCCCATCCGACTGAACGAGCTCACCCCCGAACGCCTGGCTGGCCTGCGCCGCGGCATCGAGAAGGAGAGCCTGCGCAGCCTGCCCGACGGCTCGCTGGCGCTCACGCCGCATCCGCCGCTGCTGGGCTCGGCCCTCACCCACCCCTACATCACCACCGATTTCAGCGAATCGCAGGTGGAGTTGGTGACCGGTGCCCACAACACCGCGCTGGACTGCCTGGCCGAGCTCGACAGCCTGCACCAGCTGACCTACCAGGCCATCGGCGAGGAGCGGCTGTGGGTCTCGAGCATGCCGGGCCACCTGCCGCCGGACGATCAGATTCCGGTGGCCCACTACGGCACCTCCAACATCGCGCGTGCCAAGACGGTCTACCGCATGGGCCTGAGCCACCGCTACGGCCGGCGCATGCAGACCATCTCGGGCATCCACTACAACTGGTCGCTGCCCGGCCTGAGCAGCGCCGAGTACTTCGCGCTGATCCGCAACTTCCGCCGCCACTCCTTCCTGCTGCTCTACCTCTTCGGTGCCTCGCCGGCGGTGGACGAGGGCTTTGTGGCCGGCCGCCCGCACGGCCTGCAGAAGCTCGGCCGCCACAGCCTGTACCTGCCACACGCCACCTCGCTGCGCATGGGCCGGCTGGGCTACCAGAGCGACGCCCAGGCCAGCCTGCGGGTGAGCTACAACTGCCTGGACAGCTACGCCGCCTCGCTGCAGGATGCCCTCACCCGTCCCTATCCGGCCTACGAGGCCATGGGCATCCGTGACGACCATGGCGAGTACCTGCAGCTGGGCACCACCCTGCTGCAGATCGAGAACGAGTTCTACAGCACCATCCGCCCCAAGCGCGTCATCCGTTCGGGCGAGCGGCCGCTGCATGCGCTGCGCGAGCGCGGCGTCGAGTACGTGGAAGTGCGCTGCATGGACCTCGACCCCTTCGAGCCGCTGGGCATCAACGCCCTGACCTCGCGCTTCCTGGACATCTTCCTGCTGCACTGCGCCCTGAGCGACAGCCCGCCGGACACGCCCGAGGAACTGGGCGCCATGGTGCTCAACCTGCACCGCACCGCGGCCCGTGGCCGCGAGCCCGGTCTGCTGCTGGAACGCGGCGACCAGACGGTGCTGCTGACCGACTGGGCGGCCGAGCTGCTGGCCGAGCTCGAACCCATCGCCCGCTACCTGGACAGCTCGCCGCTGGGCAGCGGCCACCAGACGGCCCTGACCGAGGCCCGCCAGCGTCTGGCCGATCCGGCGCTCACGCCTTCGGCCCGGGTCGTGGCCACGCTGCAGCAGAACGGCATCGAGTACGTGGACTTCGTGCGCCAGCGCTCGGACGCCGTCTGGCAGGCCTTCCAGGGCCGCAAGCTGGACCCGGCCGCCCAGGACCGCTGGACCCGCATGGCGCAGGAATCGCTGGCCGAGCAGGCCCGGCTCGAAGCCGGCGAGACGCAGGACTTCGAGGCCTTCCGCCAGGACTACGTCAGCGCCCAGCGCCTGGGCTGA
- a CDS encoding phenol hydroxylase subunit has protein sequence MNPETAHTADTEQQTPAVLRKFVRVQSVRGDGLVSFDFAIGWPELSVELMLPRPAFEAFCATHRVERLDGPEDGR, from the coding sequence GTGAATCCCGAAACCGCCCACACCGCCGACACCGAGCAACAGACCCCCGCGGTCCTGCGCAAGTTCGTGCGGGTGCAGTCGGTCCGGGGGGATGGGCTGGTCAGCTTCGACTTCGCCATCGGCTGGCCGGAGTTGTCTGTGGAACTGATGCTGCCCCGGCCTGCCTTCGAGGCGTTTTGCGCGACCCACCGCGTCGAACGGCTCGATGGCCCCGAGGACGGCCGCTGA
- a CDS encoding LysR family transcriptional regulator, producing MDALDQMRAFVRVAEQASFTRAAQALGWPRATVTLAVQGLEARLGTQLLHRTTRRVHLTEDGQSAYERCLELLDGVDDLGTLFRPATAPLTGRLRVDMPSALVVRLLSRLPEFLRQHPDLQVEFSANDQRVDLVREGFDCLIRVGHLQDSTLVARPIGQMRQLNAASPAYLAAHGVPHQLDDLRQGHCLVRYAVGGHHRPAAFEYLDAQGQTLELTLPHQLTVNSADAYQAGCLAGLGIIQAPESGLRPLMESGRLVEILPGWRAPSMPVNFLYASRRHLPRRVQFFMDWATEILSSFAYRIDNDSY from the coding sequence ATGGATGCCCTCGATCAGATGCGCGCCTTCGTGCGCGTGGCCGAACAGGCCAGCTTCACCCGTGCCGCCCAGGCCCTGGGCTGGCCCCGGGCCACCGTCACCCTGGCCGTGCAGGGCCTGGAAGCCCGGCTGGGCACCCAGCTGCTGCACCGCACCACCCGGAGGGTCCACCTGACCGAGGACGGTCAATCGGCCTACGAGCGCTGCCTGGAATTGCTTGACGGGGTGGATGACCTGGGCACGCTGTTCCGCCCCGCCACGGCGCCGCTGACCGGCCGGCTGCGGGTGGACATGCCCTCGGCGCTGGTGGTGCGGCTGCTCTCGCGCCTGCCGGAATTCCTGCGCCAGCACCCGGACCTGCAGGTGGAGTTCAGCGCCAATGACCAACGGGTGGATCTGGTGCGCGAGGGCTTCGACTGCCTGATCCGCGTGGGCCACCTGCAGGATTCCACCCTGGTCGCGCGGCCCATTGGCCAGATGCGCCAGCTCAATGCCGCCAGCCCGGCCTACCTGGCCGCCCATGGCGTGCCCCACCAATTGGACGACCTGCGCCAAGGCCATTGCCTGGTCCGTTATGCCGTGGGCGGCCATCACCGCCCCGCCGCCTTCGAATATCTGGACGCCCAGGGCCAAACTCTGGAATTGACGCTGCCGCATCAATTGACGGTGAATTCCGCCGACGCCTACCAGGCCGGCTGCCTGGCGGGCCTGGGCATCATCCAGGCGCCTGAATCGGGGCTGCGGCCCCTCATGGAATCCGGCCGGCTCGTCGAGATCCTGCCCGGGTGGCGCGCCCCTTCGATGCCGGTCAACTTCCTCTATGCCAGTCGACGCCATCTGCCGCGTCGGGTCCAGTTCTTCATGGACTGGGCCACGGAGATTCTGTCGTCATTCGCCTATCGTATTGATAATGATTCTTATTAA